From the genome of Actinacidiphila yeochonensis CN732, one region includes:
- a CDS encoding ABC transporter ATP-binding protein, producing MATVTFDKATRIYPGGEKPAVDALDIEVGDGEFLVLVGPSGCGKSTSLRMLAGLEDVNGGAIRIGDRDVTHLPPKDRDIAMVFQNYALYPHMTVADNMGFALKIAGVNKAEIRKRVEEAAKILDLTEYLARKPKALSGGQRQRVAMGRAIVREPQVFLMDEPLSNLDAKLRVQTRTQIASLQRRLGVTTVYVTHDQVEAMTMGDRVAVLKNGLLQQVDSPRNMYDRPANLFVAGFIGSPAMNLVEVPITDGGVKFGNSVLNVNRDAVKAASDKGDRTVTVGVRPEHFDIVSAEGSGLSKDAPAGLAVNVNVVEELGADGYVYGSAEVGGETKELVIRVGGREIPEKGSVLHVVPRTGELHVFATSSGERLSD from the coding sequence ATGGCTACTGTTACGTTCGACAAGGCCACCCGGATCTACCCCGGTGGCGAGAAGCCGGCCGTGGACGCCCTCGACATCGAGGTCGGCGACGGCGAGTTCCTGGTCCTGGTCGGCCCCTCGGGCTGCGGCAAGTCGACCTCCCTGCGCATGCTCGCGGGTCTGGAGGACGTCAACGGCGGCGCCATCCGCATCGGTGACCGCGACGTCACGCACCTGCCGCCGAAGGACCGGGACATCGCGATGGTGTTCCAGAACTACGCGCTGTACCCGCACATGACCGTCGCCGACAACATGGGCTTCGCCCTGAAGATCGCCGGCGTCAACAAGGCGGAGATCCGCAAGCGCGTCGAGGAGGCCGCGAAGATCCTCGACCTCACCGAGTACCTGGCCCGCAAGCCGAAGGCGCTCTCCGGTGGTCAGCGCCAGCGTGTCGCGATGGGCCGCGCGATCGTCCGCGAGCCGCAGGTCTTCCTCATGGACGAGCCGCTGTCGAACCTCGACGCCAAGCTGCGTGTCCAGACCCGTACCCAGATCGCCAGCCTGCAGCGCCGGCTGGGCGTCACCACCGTCTACGTCACCCACGACCAGGTCGAGGCCATGACGATGGGCGACCGTGTCGCGGTCCTCAAGAACGGCCTCCTGCAGCAGGTCGACAGCCCGCGGAACATGTACGACCGCCCGGCCAACCTGTTCGTCGCCGGCTTCATCGGCTCCCCCGCCATGAACCTGGTCGAGGTCCCGATCACCGACGGCGGCGTGAAGTTCGGCAACAGCGTGCTCAACGTCAACCGCGACGCGGTGAAGGCGGCGTCCGACAAGGGTGACCGCACCGTCACCGTCGGCGTGCGCCCCGAGCACTTCGACATCGTCAGCGCCGAGGGCTCCGGCCTGTCGAAGGACGCGCCCGCGGGCCTGGCGGTCAACGTGAACGTCGTCGAGGAGCTGGGCGCCGACGGTTACGTGTACGGCAGCGCCGAGGTCGGCGGCGAGACCAAGGAACTGGTCATCCGCGTCGGCGGCCGCGAGATCCCGGAGAAGGGCTCCGTGCTGCACGTCGTGCCGCGCACGGGCGAGCTGCACGTCTTCGCCACCTCTTCCGGCGAGCGCCTGAGCGACTGA
- a CDS encoding ATP-binding protein, translating into MSARSTMARGNAVAGRYPVIALSRPASSTECAVCRPEKAYPPWVYLRRGSHQCRHSLTVAAHRTHREEQPDAAACPAPCHPPYREAPPPSPSPYRGDPLMPTPTPFLLHGFHVEPEVSAVPKARHTITSLVRDWNVALSDEQVAEVELLSTEVIANAIHHTQAPCSVAVRWTGVRLRVEVTDSSAVRPNPRSSSPDAEGGRGLLLVDALAADWGSFSDPAGKVVWFEVASSIRPARREQPPPWSTPGTWAITTTDGAVTFGYLPAWAEDDPTEIGVPTEELPQRLAQVDHRAFFEGPMVPVTAPDLWDGVEEDTVFEGSIDCNPYAPDPRLRIPVVNLQVSIGRYILGLDPDGLTAIAAKLRAHADLLDHKVRPALTAARQDWAAHHSE; encoded by the coding sequence ATGTCCGCTCGTTCGACAATGGCGCGCGGCAACGCGGTCGCTGGTCGGTATCCGGTCATCGCGCTTTCCCGTCCTGCCAGTTCAACCGAGTGTGCAGTGTGCAGGCCCGAAAAAGCCTACCCACCATGGGTATACCTGCGCCGGGGAAGCCACCAATGCCGTCACAGCCTGACAGTTGCTGCTCACCGTACGCACCGAGAGGAGCAACCTGATGCCGCCGCCTGCCCGGCCCCGTGTCATCCCCCGTACCGCGAGGCACCACCGCCGTCGCCGAGTCCGTATCGAGGAGACCCGCTGATGCCGACGCCAACGCCGTTTCTCCTCCACGGATTTCATGTCGAGCCCGAGGTGAGTGCCGTGCCGAAGGCCCGCCACACGATCACCTCCCTGGTCCGCGATTGGAACGTCGCCCTCTCGGACGAACAGGTCGCCGAGGTGGAACTGCTCTCCACCGAGGTCATCGCCAACGCCATCCACCACACCCAGGCCCCGTGCTCTGTGGCGGTGCGGTGGACCGGAGTCAGGCTGCGGGTCGAGGTCACCGACTCCAGCGCTGTACGCCCCAACCCGCGCAGCAGTTCGCCGGATGCCGAGGGAGGGCGGGGGCTGCTGCTCGTGGACGCACTCGCTGCCGACTGGGGCAGCTTCTCCGATCCGGCCGGCAAAGTGGTCTGGTTCGAGGTCGCCTCCAGCATCCGGCCCGCAAGGCGAGAGCAGCCGCCGCCCTGGAGTACGCCGGGTACGTGGGCGATCACGACCACCGACGGTGCCGTCACCTTCGGGTATCTGCCCGCCTGGGCCGAGGACGATCCCACGGAGATCGGCGTGCCGACGGAGGAGTTGCCGCAGCGGCTGGCACAGGTCGACCACCGCGCCTTCTTTGAGGGCCCGATGGTGCCGGTCACCGCTCCGGACCTGTGGGACGGCGTCGAGGAGGACACGGTCTTCGAGGGCAGCATCGACTGCAACCCCTACGCCCCCGACCCCCGCCTGCGCATCCCGGTGGTCAACCTCCAGGTCAGCATCGGGCGCTACATCCTCGGCCTCGACCCGGACGGCCTCACCGCCATCGCCGCCAAGCTCCGAGCACATGCCGACCTGCTCGACCACAAGGTCCGACCCGCCCTCACCGCCGCCCGTCAGGACTGGGCCGCACACCACTCGGAGTGA
- a CDS encoding helix-turn-helix domain-containing protein, which produces MRAAITAHDFGTVFRLARELAGVSYSKIAAECGIKPERVGSLARGRGSVTSFEKVTCVADALRIPGHMLGLASRPWEKREPRPAPDRTSEEDESSVERRRFLQAGTGAGLAATLPELTRPAAGRRVGPELPERLRRRTARLRRLDQVLGGGDTYRVYLGEYQATKALLRDSTYSERTRHDLLSVLAEQAQQAGWAAFDGGRAADARGLYEESHGAATEAGDTALAGNALAFLAYQAVSGDQKAGVEIAARSCATIGPDAPAGVRALLHERLAWACAVAGLATGCERALAAAATALATAGDEPQPDWVSWVDTTELQIMTGRCWTELRRPLRAVPVLETALAAYDDTNARDKALYLSWLGDSYLTAGEVEQAATAADRALDLAEGVASVRPRARLTQLLKRLDAHRGLPAVDAVLEKAVAV; this is translated from the coding sequence ATGCGGGCCGCGATCACCGCCCACGACTTCGGGACGGTGTTCCGCCTGGCGCGCGAACTGGCTGGGGTCAGCTACTCGAAGATCGCCGCCGAGTGCGGCATCAAGCCCGAACGGGTCGGCTCGCTCGCCCGTGGCAGGGGAAGCGTGACCAGCTTCGAGAAGGTCACCTGCGTCGCCGACGCCCTGCGTATCCCCGGCCACATGCTCGGACTCGCTTCCCGCCCATGGGAGAAGCGCGAGCCCCGTCCTGCCCCTGACCGTACGAGCGAGGAGGACGAGAGCTCCGTGGAGCGCAGGCGATTTCTCCAGGCAGGAACAGGCGCCGGTCTAGCGGCAACTCTGCCCGAACTGACCCGGCCCGCAGCCGGCCGCCGCGTCGGCCCGGAACTGCCCGAACGGCTTCGTCGGCGTACCGCAAGGCTGCGCCGCCTGGACCAGGTACTCGGTGGTGGCGACACGTACCGGGTCTACCTCGGCGAGTACCAAGCCACCAAGGCGCTGCTGCGGGACTCGACGTACTCCGAGCGGACCCGGCACGACCTGCTGTCCGTGCTGGCGGAGCAGGCACAGCAGGCAGGGTGGGCTGCGTTCGACGGTGGCCGGGCGGCCGACGCACGCGGGCTCTACGAGGAGAGCCACGGCGCCGCCACCGAAGCCGGCGACACCGCCCTCGCAGGCAACGCGCTGGCCTTCCTCGCCTACCAGGCCGTCAGCGGCGACCAGAAGGCCGGAGTCGAGATCGCCGCCCGATCCTGCGCGACGATCGGCCCCGACGCACCCGCCGGAGTACGCGCTCTGCTGCACGAACGACTCGCCTGGGCCTGCGCCGTCGCGGGCCTGGCCACCGGATGCGAACGAGCCCTTGCCGCCGCTGCAACGGCCCTCGCCACCGCCGGCGACGAGCCCCAGCCTGACTGGGTCTCGTGGGTCGACACCACCGAACTCCAGATCATGACCGGCCGATGCTGGACCGAACTACGCCGCCCACTGCGAGCGGTCCCCGTCCTGGAAACCGCCCTGGCCGCCTATGACGACACGAATGCCCGTGACAAAGCCCTCTACCTGTCATGGCTCGGCGACTCCTACCTCACCGCAGGCGAAGTCGAACAAGCCGCCACCGCAGCCGACCGCGCCCTCGACCTCGCCGAAGGCGTCGCCTCAGTACGCCCCCGCGCCCGCCTGACCCAACTCCTCAAACGCCTCGACGCCCACCGGGGGCTCCCCGCCGTGGACGCGGTACTGGAGAAGGCCGTGGCGGTCTGA
- the cutA gene encoding divalent-cation tolerance protein CutA, with amino-acid sequence MTDFVQVSTATETREQAVDLAESVVQGRLAAGAQVVGPVLSVFWHRGEFGTGEEWQLLLKTTVERYPALEAHLLERHPWEKPEVVAVPIVAGSEAYLRWVADSTEPSA; translated from the coding sequence ATGACTGACTTCGTGCAGGTGTCGACCGCTACCGAGACGCGCGAACAGGCCGTTGACCTGGCGGAGTCCGTCGTGCAAGGGCGGCTCGCGGCTGGGGCACAGGTGGTGGGGCCGGTGCTGTCGGTGTTCTGGCATCGCGGCGAGTTCGGGACCGGTGAGGAGTGGCAGTTGCTGCTCAAGACCACCGTGGAGCGGTACCCGGCGTTGGAGGCGCATCTGCTGGAGCGCCATCCGTGGGAGAAGCCCGAGGTGGTCGCGGTGCCGATCGTGGCCGGCTCGGAGGCGTACCTGCGATGGGTTGCCGACAGCACAGAGCCGTCCGCGTAG
- a CDS encoding phosphorylase family protein, translated as MVILTALLVEFQAVLALMSDQATLVHPEGTRFVKGTVSGVRGIVAVARIGPGNLNSGIVTERAHQWLKPRALLFVGVAGGLKPEAELGDVVVSTKIHYLHSGKETVAGFQARPVPGAVSHELEQAAGMALHSDAWHAWVSKEVRTTWQGAAPQVHFQPIIAGEVVLNSQEAPLRDQITFHYGDALAIEMESAGVARAADLSNGLQILTLRGISDHADVGKADADASGSQRRASAHAAAAMAALLCELLPTALGPAGSAGTVSPEGTVLNASASDIEWVNALMAFGDMAKVDFRQDVLRDMGRMLGLPHAFLAAESPVPRDHVREITRRMNAYRDPAAARLALYHALELARPDEFALKGLRRLLP; from the coding sequence GTGGTGATCTTGACTGCGCTGCTAGTTGAGTTCCAGGCGGTGTTGGCGTTGATGAGTGATCAGGCGACGCTCGTTCATCCGGAAGGCACTCGCTTTGTGAAGGGAACAGTGTCCGGAGTCAGAGGAATCGTCGCTGTCGCCCGAATCGGTCCTGGCAACCTGAACTCTGGCATCGTCACTGAACGTGCTCATCAGTGGCTGAAGCCTCGAGCACTGCTGTTCGTTGGTGTGGCGGGTGGGTTGAAGCCGGAAGCCGAACTCGGCGACGTGGTGGTGTCGACAAAAATCCACTACCTGCATTCGGGTAAGGAAACGGTTGCGGGCTTCCAGGCTCGTCCGGTGCCAGGCGCTGTTTCGCACGAGTTGGAACAGGCGGCCGGAATGGCTCTCCACTCGGACGCCTGGCACGCATGGGTGTCCAAGGAGGTTCGGACGACTTGGCAGGGGGCTGCTCCGCAGGTTCACTTTCAACCCATCATCGCCGGTGAGGTGGTCTTGAACTCTCAGGAAGCTCCGCTGCGCGACCAGATCACCTTTCACTACGGGGATGCCCTGGCCATCGAGATGGAGTCCGCTGGCGTCGCCCGCGCGGCCGACCTGTCGAATGGTCTCCAGATCCTGACCCTTCGGGGCATCAGTGATCATGCCGACGTCGGCAAGGCCGACGCGGACGCGTCGGGTTCGCAGCGCCGCGCGTCCGCGCATGCCGCCGCCGCGATGGCGGCCCTCCTGTGTGAGTTGCTACCGACCGCGCTTGGACCTGCCGGCTCCGCCGGGACTGTGAGTCCTGAGGGCACTGTTCTCAACGCCTCGGCTTCCGATATCGAGTGGGTAAATGCCCTGATGGCCTTCGGTGACATGGCGAAGGTCGACTTCCGACAGGATGTTCTCCGTGATATGGGCCGTATGCTCGGTCTGCCCCATGCGTTTCTCGCGGCAGAATCTCCTGTGCCCCGTGATCACGTACGCGAAATAACCCGGCGGATGAATGCATACCGTGACCCTGCGGCCGCGCGGTTGGCGCTCTACCACGCTCTTGAACTCGCCCGCCCTGACGAATTTGCCTTGAAGGGGCTGAGGCGGTTGCTGCCGTGA
- a CDS encoding NACHT domain-containing protein encodes MLLGEPGAGKTSVFRSLVDGLPLWDAPIVSDSTDRCIWIDGPDLTPATYDEVLGRHLTALPSVALDLDVPQDGILTVVIDQADESEICRNLPSYLKRSLRYKDVRRIRLLVACRTGDYPPSLTRVLQDAFGSCSLVDLAPLSRADAVALVDSAGVSGEQLVSEVVALRAGALASVPLTLELIVREYRESGRLTGGAMELFGDGVRLLAAEYDTDRFAIAAPTTTWPQRLQVAGRIAARLVLSGRRTLWRGSLLEERPLGTDLDVSTIPGGSEQTSDVEPFEVTPTVVDEVLHSGLFTASGNRRFAFRHSSIAAFLTAKHLISRSVTDAALRRLFLVGVPDQETASIPVSLRETAAWLVALAPERSQWLASADPESLTMHSGLVRSDSVKELIVSRLLERAADVELGDVRWHQTRWVLGHPGLARQLLPVLTLNPADFSDWPTWARARIALRLAEQCPSPDLAPLLLNVAADPRWPAEDRAHAARAAFACDATTTVPALRDVLATLGSQMDKDPGLSLRGTLLTLLWPNFLKTEAMLGALSETPSDNRYGAYEHFLSNVPTACPDEDVRHVVAWLLQRTTDDMATDGRERRFTEDNLVSHTVDRALSVTSAESLLPDIARILTTRFLDHMKVGFPYALDQVTPDGLEPISVRDLRRSLAVALLACGIEAGQAMRYFAWLVVREWEPHRSWSLEPEGPHGGRFMLLDASDFGWALRQGVGTSERPELSDGYAHLAEILFDQQSQEHFELAYQNKDNPAWPYLKWFYDPIDIHGDLAKAWRRSYRLASEAPWPERAKFIDEQHARLERARTHDTDSFWRLLWDLQFNPNTGKGEHRLDANVSDWPGCSLFDAGELAALHGCALDFLRRENDHADEWLGSEKRDYRAWAGLQSLLLLDCRGTLENLEVDCWSAWVGAIADPWSSPSSATWSSLLKKAVLNDAHGLSSAIRRVVKAQLEQGVQPLILERVEANWSPDIAEVLEEFLVVVSAALLPKMRIERKVDLLTMSGKAFEEDGEGRAALVRTWSGLLAALLSVDSALAQSVTDFVLEAVNESAEADDLELPVIVACILVEAGGVDAWLQFRTLIDKSVGFSRALALRCAGRSNRGYLEDGADEAGLSGLYRWLNAIFPQDEFGRPLGVHVITPEMEALDWREALPGTLSRRGTPAAVENLTVLAAEFESRLNLRAALVSARTNCLAATWTPADLDEVVAILAGASDPFDPASAEAVLVEALEAFQDMGSHGFREGIVRDMQRLMNSPRLLPIADHSLARDHLRAIAAYVYAEGGLPAQLALRLALEQARPDDQGLESLRGLLAVRDSHRT; translated from the coding sequence GTGCTGCTTGGTGAGCCGGGTGCTGGAAAGACCTCGGTCTTCCGTTCGCTGGTGGATGGGCTGCCGCTATGGGATGCCCCTATCGTTTCTGACAGCACCGACCGCTGTATATGGATCGATGGCCCAGACCTGACACCTGCTACCTACGACGAGGTCCTCGGAAGGCACCTCACCGCACTACCGAGCGTGGCGCTCGACCTCGATGTTCCCCAAGACGGAATTCTGACGGTCGTCATCGATCAGGCTGATGAGAGCGAGATTTGCCGCAATCTACCTTCTTATCTAAAGCGCTCACTGAGGTACAAGGACGTGCGCCGCATACGCCTGCTAGTCGCCTGCCGTACAGGTGACTATCCGCCCAGTTTGACCCGCGTCCTGCAGGACGCGTTTGGCAGCTGCTCCCTGGTGGATCTCGCCCCGTTGTCGCGTGCGGACGCCGTGGCGCTCGTCGATAGCGCTGGCGTCTCAGGTGAGCAATTGGTTTCCGAGGTCGTCGCCTTGCGCGCCGGAGCACTTGCCAGCGTTCCTCTAACCCTGGAACTTATCGTGCGCGAATACCGGGAGAGTGGCCGCCTGACGGGCGGCGCTATGGAGTTGTTCGGTGATGGTGTCCGACTACTCGCTGCGGAGTACGACACCGACCGGTTCGCCATAGCAGCTCCGACTACGACATGGCCACAACGACTGCAAGTCGCCGGGCGCATCGCCGCACGACTGGTGCTTTCGGGCCGACGCACTCTGTGGCGGGGGAGCCTGCTGGAGGAAAGACCACTTGGCACTGACCTGGATGTCTCCACCATCCCGGGGGGCAGCGAACAGACATCAGACGTCGAGCCCTTCGAGGTGACCCCAACGGTGGTCGACGAGGTGCTGCATTCGGGGTTGTTCACGGCGAGCGGGAACCGTAGGTTCGCATTCCGTCACTCGTCAATCGCCGCTTTTCTCACTGCCAAACACCTCATCTCTCGATCTGTCACAGACGCCGCACTCCGCCGTTTGTTCCTGGTCGGAGTCCCGGATCAGGAAACGGCCAGCATCCCTGTGTCACTGCGGGAAACGGCTGCATGGCTAGTGGCGCTCGCCCCTGAACGATCGCAATGGCTTGCCTCGGCTGACCCGGAAAGCCTGACCATGCACAGCGGCCTCGTCCGCTCCGACAGCGTCAAGGAACTCATCGTAAGTCGCCTGCTGGAGCGCGCTGCTGACGTTGAACTAGGCGATGTCAGATGGCACCAGACACGCTGGGTACTTGGACATCCTGGCCTGGCTCGCCAACTTCTTCCGGTCCTCACGCTCAACCCTGCGGATTTCAGCGACTGGCCGACTTGGGCTCGTGCCCGGATAGCGCTTCGCCTGGCGGAGCAGTGCCCTTCACCAGACCTTGCACCGCTGCTGCTGAACGTGGCAGCCGACCCTCGATGGCCGGCCGAGGACCGTGCGCACGCCGCCAGGGCCGCCTTCGCATGTGACGCTACAACGACCGTACCTGCGTTGAGAGATGTACTGGCCACCCTAGGATCGCAGATGGATAAAGACCCCGGTCTCAGCCTCCGGGGCACTCTTCTGACGCTGCTGTGGCCCAACTTTCTCAAGACGGAGGCGATGCTCGGCGCATTGAGCGAAACGCCGAGCGATAACCGGTACGGAGCTTATGAGCATTTCCTGTCCAACGTGCCAACCGCATGCCCCGACGAGGATGTGCGCCATGTTGTGGCATGGCTCCTGCAGCGTACGACGGACGACATGGCGACTGACGGTCGTGAGAGAAGATTTACGGAGGATAATCTCGTCTCCCATACGGTCGACCGTGCGCTGAGCGTCACCAGTGCCGAGTCGCTGCTGCCTGATATCGCCCGGATCCTGACGACGCGCTTTCTGGATCACATGAAGGTGGGATTCCCCTATGCGCTGGACCAGGTAACACCCGATGGGTTAGAGCCGATCTCCGTCCGCGATCTCCGGCGCAGCCTTGCCGTCGCCCTACTTGCCTGCGGAATCGAGGCAGGACAGGCTATGCGATATTTTGCGTGGCTCGTTGTCCGCGAGTGGGAGCCTCACCGCTCGTGGTCCTTGGAGCCGGAAGGACCGCACGGCGGTCGGTTCATGCTGCTTGACGCCAGCGATTTTGGCTGGGCGCTTCGGCAGGGGGTTGGCACCTCCGAGAGGCCCGAATTGTCGGACGGCTATGCTCATCTCGCAGAAATTCTCTTCGATCAGCAGAGTCAAGAGCACTTCGAACTCGCCTACCAGAATAAGGACAACCCCGCCTGGCCTTATCTGAAATGGTTCTATGACCCGATTGATATTCACGGTGACCTCGCAAAGGCGTGGCGTAGGAGCTACAGACTCGCGTCCGAGGCGCCATGGCCGGAGCGTGCGAAGTTCATCGATGAACAGCATGCACGCCTAGAACGGGCGCGCACGCATGACACCGACAGCTTCTGGCGTCTGCTCTGGGATTTGCAGTTCAATCCGAATACCGGCAAGGGTGAGCACCGCCTTGATGCCAATGTCTCCGACTGGCCAGGATGTTCGTTGTTTGATGCTGGGGAGCTCGCTGCTCTACACGGCTGCGCCCTGGACTTTTTGCGGAGAGAGAACGATCACGCGGACGAGTGGCTAGGGTCGGAGAAGAGGGATTATCGTGCCTGGGCGGGGCTCCAGTCGCTTTTGCTGCTCGACTGCCGTGGAACCCTGGAAAACCTCGAAGTTGACTGCTGGAGCGCCTGGGTTGGGGCGATCGCTGATCCGTGGTCTAGCCCCTCCTCTGCGACGTGGTCATCGCTGCTGAAGAAGGCGGTGCTCAACGATGCCCACGGTCTCAGCAGTGCGATTCGGAGGGTTGTCAAGGCGCAACTTGAACAAGGCGTGCAACCGCTGATTCTTGAGCGTGTTGAGGCGAATTGGTCTCCAGATATTGCTGAGGTCTTGGAAGAATTCCTGGTTGTGGTGTCTGCTGCGTTACTGCCAAAAATGCGCATCGAGCGCAAAGTTGATTTGTTGACAATGTCGGGAAAAGCGTTCGAGGAGGATGGTGAAGGTAGAGCGGCGTTGGTCCGTACCTGGTCTGGTCTTCTCGCCGCCCTCCTCTCCGTGGATAGCGCTCTTGCACAATCGGTCACCGATTTCGTCCTCGAAGCAGTCAACGAGAGCGCCGAGGCTGACGACCTCGAACTTCCCGTGATTGTCGCTTGCATTCTCGTGGAGGCTGGCGGAGTCGATGCGTGGTTGCAGTTCAGAACCCTGATCGACAAGTCGGTAGGTTTCAGCCGGGCTCTCGCGCTCAGATGTGCCGGGCGTTCCAACCGTGGGTACCTTGAGGATGGCGCCGACGAAGCTGGACTCAGTGGACTCTACCGCTGGCTAAACGCGATATTCCCGCAGGATGAATTTGGTCGTCCTCTCGGAGTACACGTGATCACCCCTGAGATGGAAGCGCTGGACTGGCGTGAGGCGCTGCCCGGAACACTGAGCCGTCGCGGAACCCCAGCGGCGGTGGAGAATCTGACGGTTTTGGCGGCCGAATTTGAGTCGCGCCTGAACCTGAGAGCGGCGCTCGTTTCTGCACGGACCAACTGTCTTGCGGCAACATGGACACCCGCCGATCTTGACGAAGTAGTTGCGATCTTGGCTGGCGCCAGCGATCCTTTTGATCCTGCATCTGCCGAAGCAGTACTCGTCGAGGCATTGGAAGCCTTCCAGGACATGGGGAGCCATGGATTCCGGGAGGGGATAGTGCGCGACATGCAGCGACTCATGAACTCACCCCGGCTACTGCCCATCGCGGATCACAGTCTGGCTCGCGACCACCTGCGGGCGATCGCCGCGTACGTGTACGCCGAGGGCGGCTTGCCTGCCCAGCTAGCCCTCCGCCTGGCACTCGAACAGGCTCGTCCCGACGATCAAGGTCTGGAGTCACTCAGGGGTCTCCTCGCAGTGCGCGACAGCCACCGGACGTGA
- a CDS encoding Uma2 family endonuclease — protein sequence MPRFRSRSGCTSGVGKSRNPDLTYLPAEVLEATDNQVPAESAAIAVELVSPSNPENDWVGKVRDYPVMGIPLYLVVDARLKSVTLFSRPDGGKYHRREDADFGENLHIPNRSTSTWTPRRCCPTPERSPARHGFSAHGRGNQHAENGQVRGGAPA from the coding sequence CTGCCCCGGTTCCGGTCTCGTTCGGGGTGTACTTCCGGCGTGGGCAAGAGCCGCAACCCGGATCTGACCTACCTGCCGGCTGAGGTCCTGGAGGCCACGGACAACCAGGTCCCGGCGGAGAGCGCGGCCATCGCCGTCGAGTTGGTGTCGCCGTCGAACCCGGAGAACGACTGGGTGGGCAAGGTCAGGGACTACCCGGTGATGGGAATTCCGCTGTATCTCGTGGTCGACGCCAGGCTGAAGTCCGTCACCCTCTTCAGCCGCCCCGATGGCGGGAAGTACCACCGCCGCGAGGACGCCGATTTCGGCGAGAACCTGCACATCCCCAACCGTTCGACTTCGACCTGGACACCGCGACGCTGCTGCCCTACGCCTGAGCGTTCGCCTGCTCGGCACGGATTCAGCGCGCATGGGCGCGGGAACCAGCATGCAGAGAACGGCCAGGTCAGGGGTGGTGCCCCCGCCTGA
- a CDS encoding ATP-binding protein — protein sequence MPSHGSPHMASPQAGRQEAAVRSWRPVTSSEFLVQPVMADVVSARRTVVRIVREWRLALPNEQLEDLELLSGEVIANAVRYAGTTCAVAVRSDGTRVRVEVTDTSPVRPRPREASPDSEGGRGLFLVDALATAWGSADDPAGKVVWFEVGTPTAPGATAPGKQPAPWSTPGTWTITATDGTSASGYLPAWAEDDPTETDVPPDELPQRLALIDHRSLFDGPTMPITAPGRWDDTEDDAVFEPSIHCAPNHPNPGLRVPVANLQVSDGRWIIGLDPGALTEIAGKLRSHADLLDHEVRPALIAALDDWTAHHPQ from the coding sequence ATGCCCAGTCATGGTTCTCCGCACATGGCATCGCCACAGGCCGGCCGCCAGGAAGCGGCCGTAAGGTCGTGGCGGCCTGTCACCTCGTCCGAGTTCCTGGTTCAGCCGGTCATGGCAGATGTCGTGAGCGCTCGGCGAACGGTCGTGCGGATCGTTCGGGAATGGCGGTTGGCTCTGCCGAACGAGCAGCTCGAAGACCTGGAACTGCTGTCCGGTGAGGTGATCGCCAACGCCGTTCGGTACGCCGGCACCACGTGTGCGGTCGCTGTCCGATCGGACGGCACGCGGGTTCGAGTCGAGGTCACCGACACCAGCCCCGTACGACCCCGACCGCGTGAGGCGTCGCCGGACTCCGAGGGCGGACGGGGCCTGTTCCTGGTCGACGCCCTCGCCACCGCCTGGGGCAGCGCCGACGACCCCGCCGGCAAGGTCGTCTGGTTCGAGGTGGGAACCCCCACCGCACCCGGCGCGACCGCACCCGGGAAACAGCCCGCGCCGTGGAGTACCCCGGGGACCTGGACGATCACCGCCACCGACGGGACCTCGGCCTCCGGGTACCTGCCCGCCTGGGCCGAGGACGACCCCACCGAGACCGACGTACCGCCGGACGAGTTGCCGCAACGGCTCGCCCTCATCGACCACCGCAGTCTCTTCGACGGCCCCACCATGCCCATCACCGCACCCGGCCGGTGGGACGACACTGAGGACGACGCGGTCTTCGAACCCAGCATCCACTGCGCCCCCAACCACCCAAACCCCGGCCTCCGCGTCCCCGTCGCCAACCTCCAGGTCAGCGACGGCCGCTGGATCATCGGCCTCGACCCGGGAGCCCTCACCGAGATCGCCGGCAAGCTCCGCAGCCACGCCGACCTCCTCGATCACGAGGTCCGCCCCGCCCTCATCGCCGCCCTCGACGACTGGACCGCGCACCACCCGCAGTGA